From Macaca fascicularis isolate 582-1 chromosome 14, T2T-MFA8v1.1, a single genomic window includes:
- the BDNF gene encoding neurotrophic factor BDNF precursor form isoform X2: MFHQVRRVMTILFLTMVISYFGCMKAAPMKEANIRGQGGLAYPGVRTHGTLESVNGPKAGSRGLTSLADTFEHVIEELLDEDQKVRPNEENNKDADLYTSRVMLSSQVPLEPPLLFLLEEYKNYLDAANMSMRVRRHSDPARRGELSVCDSISEWVTAADKKTAVDMSGGTVTVLEKVPVSKGQLKQYFYETKCNPMGYTKEGCRGIDKRHWNSQCRTTQSYVRALTMDSKKRIGWRFIRIDTSCVCTLTIKRGR, from the coding sequence TTCCACCAGGTGAGAAGAGTGATGACCATCCTTTTCCTTACTATGGTTATTTCATACTTTGGTTGCATGAAGGCTGCCCCCATGAAAGAAGCAAACATCCGAGGACAAGGTGGCTTGGCCTACCCAGGTGTGCGGACCCATGGGACTCTGGAGAGCGTGAATGGGCCCAAGGCAGGTTCAAGAGGCCTGACATCATTGGCTGACACTTTTGAACACGTGATAGAAGAGCTGTTGGATGAGGACCAGAAAGTTCGGcccaatgaagaaaacaataaggACGCAGACTTGTACACGTCCAGGGTGATGCTCAGTAGTCAAGTGCCTTTGGagcctcctcttctctttctgctggaggaatacaaaaattacctggatgcTGCAAACATGTCCATGAGGGTCCGGCGCCACTCTGACCCTGCCCGCCGAGGGGAGCTGAGCGTGTGTGACAGTATTAGCGAGTGGGTAACGGCGGCAGACAAAAAGACTGCAGTGGACATGTCGGGCGGGACGGTCACAGTCCTTGAAAAGGTCCCTGTATCGAAAGGCCAACTGAAGCAATACTTCTACGAGACCAAGTGCAATCCCATGGGTTACACAAAAGAAGGCTGCAGGGGCATAGACAAAAGGCATTGGAACTCCCAGTGCCGAACTACCCAGTCGTATGTGCGGGCCCTTACCATGGATAGCAAAAAGAGAATTGGCTGGCGATTCATAAGGATAGACACTTCTTGTGTATGTACATTGACCATTAAAAGGGGAAGATAG
- the BDNF gene encoding neurotrophic factor BDNF precursor form isoform X3, translating to MTILFLTMVISYFGCMKAAPMKEANIRGQGGLAYPGVRTHGTLESVNGPKAGSRGLTSLADTFEHVIEELLDEDQKVRPNEENNKDADLYTSRVMLSSQVPLEPPLLFLLEEYKNYLDAANMSMRVRRHSDPARRGELSVCDSISEWVTAADKKTAVDMSGGTVTVLEKVPVSKGQLKQYFYETKCNPMGYTKEGCRGIDKRHWNSQCRTTQSYVRALTMDSKKRIGWRFIRIDTSCVCTLTIKRGR from the coding sequence ATGACCATCCTTTTCCTTACTATGGTTATTTCATACTTTGGTTGCATGAAGGCTGCCCCCATGAAAGAAGCAAACATCCGAGGACAAGGTGGCTTGGCCTACCCAGGTGTGCGGACCCATGGGACTCTGGAGAGCGTGAATGGGCCCAAGGCAGGTTCAAGAGGCCTGACATCATTGGCTGACACTTTTGAACACGTGATAGAAGAGCTGTTGGATGAGGACCAGAAAGTTCGGcccaatgaagaaaacaataaggACGCAGACTTGTACACGTCCAGGGTGATGCTCAGTAGTCAAGTGCCTTTGGagcctcctcttctctttctgctggaggaatacaaaaattacctggatgcTGCAAACATGTCCATGAGGGTCCGGCGCCACTCTGACCCTGCCCGCCGAGGGGAGCTGAGCGTGTGTGACAGTATTAGCGAGTGGGTAACGGCGGCAGACAAAAAGACTGCAGTGGACATGTCGGGCGGGACGGTCACAGTCCTTGAAAAGGTCCCTGTATCGAAAGGCCAACTGAAGCAATACTTCTACGAGACCAAGTGCAATCCCATGGGTTACACAAAAGAAGGCTGCAGGGGCATAGACAAAAGGCATTGGAACTCCCAGTGCCGAACTACCCAGTCGTATGTGCGGGCCCTTACCATGGATAGCAAAAAGAGAATTGGCTGGCGATTCATAAGGATAGACACTTCTTGTGTATGTACATTGACCATTAAAAGGGGAAGATAG